One segment of Eschrichtius robustus isolate mEscRob2 chromosome 3, mEscRob2.pri, whole genome shotgun sequence DNA contains the following:
- the LOC137760742 gene encoding small ribosomal subunit protein uS19-like: MAEMEQKQQTFCNFTYSSVDLAGHVLQAAGTAVQHPATAEPGLPRKQHTLLKRQCKAKKEALPKETPEVVKTHLQDIIILPEMVDSMVGVYKVKTFNQVESSLSSQSPTQPGWHRGHSSGFTPFK, translated from the coding sequence ATGGCAGAAATGGAGCAGAAGCAGCAGACCTTTTGCAATTTCACCTACAGCAGCGTGGACCTTGCAGGACATGTCCTACAAGCAGCTGGTACAGCTGTACAGCACCCAGCTACTGCTGAACCAGGACTGCCAAGGAAGCAGCACACCCTGCTAAAGCGCCAGTGCAAGGCCAAGAAGGAGGCACTGCCCAAGGAGACGCCTGAGGTGGTAAAGACACACCTGCAGGACATCATCATCCTGCCTGAGATGGTGGACAGCATGGTGGGCGTCTACAAGGTCAAGACCTTCAACCAGGTGGAATCAAGCCTGAGTTCTCAATCACCTACACAGCCAGGCTGGCATCGGGGTCACTCCTCTGGCTTCACCCCCTTCAAGTAG